One genomic window of Parasteatoda tepidariorum isolate YZ-2023 chromosome 9, CAS_Ptep_4.0, whole genome shotgun sequence includes the following:
- the LOC107456671 gene encoding thyrostimulin beta-5 subunit, translated as MPNRYQEVLMCFLSILILVKAEELNSDVSGNLKGVLSCLRREYTLKATRTDRDGRQCWDIIRAISCWGRCDSFEIPDWRFPYKISVHPVCMHERRKLRRVELRNCDPGADEELRFYEYYDAESCSCGVCNSSDTFCDWKGRISVHHHPKHHEHHTKNPEHSKHHEHPRNHQHPKHHETLELIDGPEESFYLK; from the exons atgCCGAATCGGTATCAAGAAGTGTTGATGTGCTTCTTGTCTATTTTAATTCTTGTAAAAGCTGAAGAACTGAACAGTGATGTTTCCGGGAATTTAAAAGGAGTGCTATCGTGTTTAAGGAGAGAATATACTCTAAAAGCGACTAGAACAGATAGAGATGGACGACAATGTTGGGATATTATTCGAGCCATCTCCTGTTGGGGGCGCTGTGATTCGTTCGAG ATACCAGACTGGAGATTTCCTTACAAGATATCCGTGCATCCCGTGTGCATGCATGAAAGAAGGAAGCTAAGGAGGGTAGAATTACGCAACTGTGATCCCGGTGCTGACGAAGAATTACGATTTTACGAATACTACGATGCTGAATCTTGCTCATGTGGGGTATGCAACTCGTCTGACACCTTCTGCGATTGGAAAGGCCGAATCTCAGTTCACCACCATCCGAAACATCACGAACATCACACGAAGAACCCCGAACACTCGAAGCATCACGAGCACCCACGAAATCATCAACACCCGAAACATCACGAAACACTCGAGCTCATAGATGGTCCAGAGGaatctttttatttgaagtaa